TATGGAAGCGTCGTTATTACAGGCTCAAAGGGTGAAACCGCGATCGCCGATGAAATAGTTAACGGACTCGATAAGGATCTGGTAAATGCCGGTACCCTGCTGAACCTCTCGGGCAAGACAGACCTGCGGGAGCTTATCGGTCTCATCTCAAAGGCGGATGCCGTGGTAACGAATGATTCAGGGCCCATGCACCTGACCTATGCGGTCGGGGCACCGCTTGTTGCACTCTTTGGCTCTACAGATCCCGCACTGACCGGGCCTCCGGCATTTGCAAACCCCGGGAGCATCGCAATACCTTCAGACATCGAGTTGGACAGCAGGAGTATAGTCCTTAAAAGGGACCTGGACTGTTCTCCGTGCTTTGAACGGGAATGTCCGGGAAGGAACACAAAATGCCTTGTCGATATAACACCACGTGAGGTCCTTGACGCCCTGAGAGGAATCATCCCAACAAATAAGGCCGCCTTCTTTGACCGTGACGGGACCCTCTGCAGGGATGCCGGCTATCTGAACCGGATGGATGATCTGGAGATCTTTCCAGAGGTAAGGAAACTGGTTCACCTTAAAGAAAAGGGTTATATCCTTATAGGTATCAGCAACCAGTCCGGCGTTGCAAGAGGCATTGTTGAGAGGGAATTTACGGAAAGAGTAATCGGCATATTCACCGGGCAGTACGGTTTTGACGGGTTTTACTACTGCCCCCACCATCCGGATGAAAACTGTGCCTGCAGGAAACCTTCATCCGGAATGGTGCTGAAGGCAAGAAAAGACTTCAACATAGACTTGCGGAACTCAATTGTTGTTGGTGACAAGGAGAGCGATATGGAACTTGCACGAACAATCGGGGCCCGGGCGCTTCTGCTGAAATCTGAAAATGCCGGCGGTTCCATTTATGCCGATGAATCCTTCCGGAACCTGACCTCGCTAATTAATTATATCCATGAAACATATACATAAGAGATAGCCATAGTGAAGCTCCCCCATGCCCTTTGCCCTTTGCGATTCTTGCCTTTAACGCTATGCGCCATGTGCTTTGCGCTTTGCGCTCAATATGTATCCATGCAGGATTCCCCTTTCAGGGAGGAGGTTTCTCAACCGGGAACTTCTAAAAGACCCTCGTAATCTCGTCCTGCTCAAAGAAGGGCAGCGGTGATTTACCTCTCTCATCGACGATTATGACACCCTCGTCCTCTTCCTTAACAAGCCCGATAGGTTCACAGTTTATACCCACTGCGCCAAGGGCATTTATAATGCCGGACGATGAGGCCGGATCAGAAACTATGAGAAGTGCCCCTGAGGCAATACATCCAAGGGGATCAAGGCCGAAGAAGCTGCATAAGGCCAAGGTCTCATCAAATACGGGAATCCTCTCCCTCCGGATTTCCATGCCGACACCCGATGCACGTGCAAGCTCATGAAGGCCTGTAGCAAGGCCTCCCTCTGTCGGGTCATGCATTGCATGAACCTCACCGGCTTCAACTGCAGTACCGGCATCCATCCGGACACTTATTCCGGGTCTTTCAATAAAATCCTTGCACCTCTGAATAAATGTCCCGTCAAACTCCTCTGCTAATACCTTCTCCTTTTCACGGGCAAGGAGAGCCGTTGTCTCTATTGCTATCCCCTTCGTCAGAATTATGTGGTCTCCCACCCTTGCCCCCGATGACCTGACAATCCTCTCTTTCCTTACCGTACCGAGCATCTGTCCAATAACGATGGGTCTGTCAATACCGGATGTTACCTCCGTGTGCCCGCCACAAATCGCAATTCCAAGTCTCTTGCATGCATCGGCAAGTTGGTCGAAGATATCCTCTACCAGCCCTTTGTCCGTCCTTTTTTCAGGAAGCAGTATTGTCGCAAGGAACCACCTCGGCATGCCCCCCATGCAGGCAATATCATTGGCGTTTACAGTCACTGCATACCGGCCTATCTGATCGGTGGCAAAGGTTATGGGATCGGTCTTCGCTATCAGATAATCATCCCCTCCGATATCGATAACCGCTGCATCCTCGCCTATCTGAGGACCGACAACCAGAGACGGGTCGGACACACCTCTGTATCTTTCTATTAAAGAGGATAGATAATCAGGATCGATCTTGCCAACCGGGAATCCTTTTATTCTCATATGAAACCTCCTCTTTTATTCTATCAGAAAACAGGGTCACAGGAGACTATCGCACGCAACAGGGAATGATCCCATGCATTGCACCCCTCCCTGCCCCCCATGAAATTCCGCTTCTGTTTTTCAGGCCCGGAAATTTTAAAAGGTCTTTTATGATAAAATAGC
Above is a genomic segment from bacterium BMS3Abin08 containing:
- the gmhB gene encoding D-glycero-alpha-D-manno-heptose-1,7-bisphosphate 7-phosphatase is translated as MVTNDSGPMHLTYAVGAPLVALFGSTDPALTGPPAFANPGSIAIPSDIELDSRSIVLKRDLDCSPCFERECPGRNTKCLVDITPREVLDALRGIIPTNKAAFFDRDGTLCRDAGYLNRMDDLEIFPEVRKLVHLKEKGYILIGISNQSGVARGIVEREFTERVIGIFTGQYGFDGFYYCPHHPDENCACRKPSSGMVLKARKDFNIDLRNSIVVGDKESDMELARTIGARALLLKSENAGGSIYADESFRNLTSLINYIHETYT
- the selD_2 gene encoding selenide, water dikinase; this translates as MRIKGFPVGKIDPDYLSSLIERYRGVSDPSLVVGPQIGEDAAVIDIGGDDYLIAKTDPITFATDQIGRYAVTVNANDIACMGGMPRWFLATILLPEKRTDKGLVEDIFDQLADACKRLGIAICGGHTEVTSGIDRPIVIGQMLGTVRKERIVRSSGARVGDHIILTKGIAIETTALLAREKEKVLAEEFDGTFIQRCKDFIERPGISVRMDAGTAVEAGEVHAMHDPTEGGLATGLHELARASGVGMEIRRERIPVFDETLALCSFFGLDPLGCIASGALLIVSDPASSSGIINALGAVGINCEPIGLVKEEDEGVIIVDERGKSPLPFFEQDEITRVF